Proteins from one Desulfonema limicola genomic window:
- a CDS encoding enoyl-CoA hydratase/isomerase family protein, whose amino-acid sequence MNFEYIIYSKSNSIATIKLNRPQVLNALNKQLWDEFQSALEDIKNDSNIKALIITGQGRAFSTGADLKESKTRTLEAYREYLETLQEVSKKIIRFEKPTIAAINGYALGSGYELALACDIRIAAEDAQIGSPEAKVTSSVTGGAMRLVQDLIGPGKARELLFTGDYINGKEAERIGLVNKAVPADQLMNSAIEMAEKISANSSFSIKMIKKGLLLAQGEVSMDALMDYEVEACLACVSTKERQASLQDFENRKK is encoded by the coding sequence AAATCCAATAGTATTGCTACCATTAAACTTAACCGGCCCCAGGTATTGAATGCTTTAAACAAGCAGTTGTGGGATGAATTTCAATCTGCACTTGAGGATATAAAAAATGATTCAAATATAAAAGCATTGATAATTACAGGCCAGGGCAGGGCTTTTTCAACAGGTGCGGATCTCAAGGAATCCAAAACCAGAACCCTGGAAGCTTACCGTGAATATCTTGAAACATTGCAGGAAGTTTCAAAAAAGATTATCAGGTTTGAAAAACCGACCATAGCTGCCATTAATGGTTATGCACTTGGTTCAGGATATGAGCTTGCCCTTGCATGTGATATCAGGATTGCAGCAGAAGATGCCCAGATTGGTTCTCCTGAAGCAAAGGTTACCTCATCAGTAACAGGCGGAGCCATGCGGCTTGTCCAGGATTTAATAGGGCCTGGAAAAGCAAGGGAGCTTTTATTTACAGGGGACTATATTAATGGAAAGGAAGCTGAAAGAATCGGGCTTGTAAATAAGGCTGTTCCAGCAGATCAATTAATGAATTCAGCAATTGAAATGGCTGAAAAAATTTCTGCTAATTCCAGTTTTTCCATTAAAATGATAAAAAAAGGACTACTCCTGGCTCAAGGAGAAGTAAGTATGGACGCTTTAATGGATTATGAAGTTGAAGCCTGTCTGGCCTGTGTATCAACCAAAGAACGCCAGGCTTCTTTACAGGATTTTGAAAACAGAAAAAAATAA
- a CDS encoding acetate--CoA ligase family protein codes for MALDRVLNAESVAVIGASKTETKRGFQAIRTLIDEKYEGIIYPVNPKEKSILGLKCYKKVSDIEYNVDMALITTPAKTLPAVLEDCGKKGVQGAVIIAGGFGEVGIEGKKLEKEVLQAAQKNNIRLIGPNTSGMMNLKAGMNLVGLKDVPKGNIALLSQSGNMALTIMTEAKLKSLKGFSYYIGVGNEADIKFHEYLEFFRNDPDTKAILMYVEGMREGRKFLQEAHKTTLKKPIILLKSGRSSTGKRSAGSHTGALAGMSYVAKTAFQRAGIVVIENSTELFPVAETLSSLPIIKNNRIAILADGGGHATVAADILSDLGIEIPELNPRAQAKLKKILPAAASVPNPIDVAGGTDTNPALFADCADIILQDPNIGGLLIVGLFGGYGIRFAPSLSLMEEDAAHQMGKMVAKRKKPIVLHSLYNSEKPHSLHLLRYYGIPVYDSLDVACKCISVLAERGTYIQKYHGKTKFELQWRQKAVPEGIAIIKNALEQGRNVLLEHEAKKLLQLHGIPAFKDRIASSADEAVSVAGTMGSSVVMKIVSPDILHKTDARGVRLNLNTESDIRDAFDSIMTCAKKYKPDADIKGVLIAPMARKGLEVIIGTKYDAQFGPVILYGLGGIMVEYIKDFSTRVIPISSTYAKSMLEETSSAPILNGIRGEKGYDKRSLKNVLMICSDLVEAYPEINEMDLNPVIVHEHGVSIVDARIILCPGRKNLYYENTNNNKPL; via the coding sequence ATGGCTCTTGATAGGGTTCTGAACGCTGAATCTGTTGCTGTTATAGGAGCGTCTAAAACTGAAACAAAACGGGGATTTCAGGCAATCAGAACATTAATAGATGAAAAATACGAAGGAATAATATATCCTGTTAATCCCAAAGAAAAAAGCATTCTGGGTTTAAAATGCTATAAAAAGGTTTCTGATATAGAATATAATGTTGATATGGCATTAATTACCACACCTGCCAAAACCCTGCCTGCAGTATTGGAAGACTGCGGGAAAAAAGGGGTTCAGGGGGCTGTTATTATTGCAGGCGGTTTCGGAGAAGTAGGGATAGAAGGCAAAAAGCTTGAAAAAGAAGTTTTGCAGGCCGCACAAAAAAATAATATACGATTGATAGGTCCCAACACATCAGGCATGATGAATCTCAAGGCAGGAATGAACCTTGTCGGGCTTAAAGATGTGCCCAAAGGAAATATAGCACTGCTTTCACAAAGCGGCAATATGGCTTTGACCATTATGACTGAAGCAAAACTGAAAAGCCTGAAAGGTTTTTCCTATTATATAGGGGTTGGCAATGAAGCTGATATTAAATTCCATGAATATCTTGAGTTTTTCAGGAATGACCCTGATACAAAAGCAATCCTTATGTATGTTGAAGGTATGCGCGAAGGCCGTAAATTTCTCCAGGAAGCCCATAAAACAACTTTAAAAAAACCCATTATCCTGCTCAAAAGCGGGCGGTCTTCAACAGGAAAACGTTCAGCAGGATCACATACAGGTGCCCTTGCAGGCATGTCATATGTTGCTAAAACAGCTTTTCAAAGAGCTGGTATTGTAGTGATTGAAAATTCCACAGAGCTTTTTCCTGTTGCTGAAACCCTTTCAAGCCTTCCTATAATAAAAAACAACAGGATTGCTATTCTTGCAGATGGCGGGGGCCATGCTACTGTTGCTGCTGATATTCTTTCAGACCTGGGCATTGAAATACCTGAGCTGAATCCCAGGGCACAGGCCAAGTTAAAAAAAATCCTGCCGGCAGCAGCATCAGTGCCCAATCCTATTGACGTTGCAGGAGGCACTGATACCAACCCTGCTCTTTTTGCAGATTGTGCAGATATTATCTTGCAGGATCCAAATATAGGCGGGCTTTTAATTGTAGGACTTTTCGGGGGCTACGGGATCCGCTTTGCACCCAGTCTTTCATTAATGGAAGAAGATGCAGCCCACCAAATGGGCAAAATGGTTGCAAAACGCAAAAAACCCATTGTACTTCACAGCCTTTACAATTCAGAAAAACCCCATTCCCTGCATCTTCTCAGGTATTATGGAATACCGGTTTATGATTCTCTGGATGTTGCGTGTAAATGTATCAGTGTCCTTGCTGAACGGGGCACATATATCCAAAAATATCACGGAAAAACCAAGTTTGAACTTCAATGGCGGCAAAAAGCTGTTCCTGAAGGCATTGCTATTATTAAAAATGCCCTTGAACAGGGAAGAAATGTACTTTTAGAACATGAGGCAAAGAAACTTCTCCAGCTTCACGGAATACCGGCTTTTAAAGACCGTATTGCATCCTCGGCAGATGAAGCTGTGTCAGTTGCAGGAACAATGGGAAGCAGTGTTGTTATGAAGATAGTATCCCCTGATATTCTTCATAAAACTGATGCAAGGGGAGTAAGGCTTAATCTGAATACAGAAAGCGATATACGAGATGCTTTTGACAGTATCATGACCTGTGCTAAAAAATACAAACCAGATGCTGATATAAAAGGAGTTCTTATTGCTCCTATGGCAAGAAAAGGTCTGGAGGTTATTATAGGCACAAAATATGATGCCCAGTTCGGCCCTGTTATTCTCTATGGACTTGGGGGAATAATGGTTGAATATATAAAAGATTTCTCAACCCGTGTTATCCCGATTTCTTCCACCTATGCAAAAAGTATGCTAGAAGAAACCAGCTCTGCTCCAATTCTCAACGGAATAAGGGGAGAAAAGGGTTATGATAAACGTTCTTTGAAAAATGTTCTTATGATCTGCTCTGATCTTGTTGAGGCTTATCCTGAAATTAATGAAATGGATTTAAACCCTGTTATAGTTCATGAACACGGGGTCAGCATTGTGGATGCCCGGATAATTCTCTGTCCTGGCAGAAAAAACCTTTATTATGAAAATACAAATAATAATAAACCTTTATAA
- a CDS encoding competence/damage-inducible protein A, with amino-acid sequence MITEILATGDEIRSGSLADTNSAWLAQKLEQAGLEVTRHNCVGDDRELLCEVLKEISKRADIALVTGGLGPTTDDLTSEAAADAARVELVLDQKALDSIENYFSSRNRTMPLSNKKQALIPQGAETIYNPVGTAPGFALKIGKCLFYFMPGVPSEMKTMYSEKLVPHMEKYMGKNKVFNMVKTISTFGLPESIVGEMLSALPEKYPGIKLGLRAKFPEIQVKLYAKSTNEKDLKENVHLACQWIAEKMGDRIFSTSEETMEAVVGKLLKKRNAAIAIAESCTGGLIASRLTDVPGSSDYFLFSGVTYSNESKIKVLGVKEETIKNFGAVSEETAGEMAIGARQAAGADYGLSTSGIAGPDGGTNEKPVGTVCIGLASPEKTETHRFILRFASRSMNKRMFAMKALDLLRLELI; translated from the coding sequence ATGATAACAGAAATCCTGGCAACAGGCGATGAAATCCGCTCAGGTTCTCTTGCAGACACAAATTCAGCCTGGCTTGCACAAAAACTTGAGCAGGCAGGGCTGGAGGTAACAAGGCATAACTGCGTTGGAGATGACAGGGAGCTTCTTTGCGAGGTTTTAAAGGAAATCAGTAAACGGGCAGACATTGCCCTGGTAACAGGAGGACTCGGTCCCACAACAGACGATCTGACCTCTGAGGCTGCCGCAGATGCAGCCCGGGTTGAACTTGTTCTTGATCAAAAAGCCCTCGATTCCATTGAAAACTATTTTTCATCACGCAATCGCACAATGCCGCTTTCCAATAAAAAACAGGCATTAATACCCCAGGGAGCAGAAACAATTTACAATCCTGTTGGAACAGCTCCTGGATTTGCCTTGAAAATCGGGAAATGCCTGTTTTATTTTATGCCTGGAGTGCCTTCTGAAATGAAAACCATGTACTCTGAGAAGCTTGTACCTCATATGGAAAAATATATGGGTAAAAACAAGGTATTTAACATGGTAAAAACCATTTCAACCTTTGGTTTGCCTGAATCTATTGTTGGAGAAATGCTTTCTGCCCTGCCGGAAAAATATCCAGGCATAAAACTCGGGCTGCGGGCAAAATTTCCAGAGATCCAGGTCAAGCTTTATGCAAAAAGCACAAACGAAAAAGATTTAAAAGAAAATGTCCATCTTGCCTGTCAATGGATTGCTGAAAAAATGGGGGACAGGATTTTTTCAACCTCAGAAGAAACTATGGAAGCTGTGGTCGGGAAACTTTTGAAAAAAAGAAATGCAGCAATTGCCATTGCTGAAAGCTGCACCGGCGGCTTAATAGCCAGCAGGCTTACAGATGTTCCCGGAAGCTCGGATTATTTCCTTTTTTCAGGCGTTACCTATTCCAATGAGTCTAAAATCAAGGTATTGGGAGTAAAAGAGGAAACTATAAAAAATTTCGGAGCAGTAAGCGAAGAAACAGCCGGGGAAATGGCAATAGGTGCAAGACAGGCAGCAGGTGCGGATTACGGGCTTTCAACCAGCGGCATTGCAGGCCCTGACGGCGGAACAAATGAAAAACCTGTCGGCACTGTGTGCATAGGACTGGCATCACCTGAAAAAACCGAGACACACCGCTTTATTCTCAGGTTTGCCAGCCGCTCCATGAACAAGCGCATGTTTGCCATGAAAGCTTTGGATCTGCTGCGGCTGGAATTAATCTAA
- a CDS encoding MaoC family dehydratase, which translates to MVSFRKRAAEGLQVGDSFKISRTFKDDEINLFARISRDYNPVHFDARFAKTKNFSAPICHGLLSASLVTEIGGQIGWLASGINFRFKGPVYPGETITCTWLITAIDQNNRAKAFVTITKENGVTVLEAEITGIIPGIEERKVLNQMLSEGDPTNGLTGEKTKPLTP; encoded by the coding sequence ATGGTAAGTTTCAGAAAACGGGCTGCTGAGGGACTTCAAGTAGGTGATTCATTTAAAATCTCACGAACCTTTAAAGATGATGAAATCAATCTTTTTGCACGGATATCGCGGGACTACAACCCAGTTCATTTTGATGCCCGTTTTGCTAAAACAAAGAATTTCTCAGCACCAATTTGCCACGGACTGCTTTCAGCAAGCCTGGTTACTGAAATTGGAGGACAAATCGGATGGCTGGCATCTGGTATTAATTTCCGGTTTAAAGGACCTGTCTATCCTGGTGAAACAATCACATGTACCTGGCTGATTACAGCCATAGATCAAAACAACAGGGCCAAAGCCTTTGTAACAATTACCAAAGAAAACGGTGTTACAGTGCTTGAAGCCGAAATCACCGGTATAATACCTGGCATTGAGGAGCGTAAGGTATTAAACCAGATGCTCTCAGAAGGTGATCCAACAAACGGGCTGACTGGTGAAAAGACTAAACCCCTTACACCATAG
- a CDS encoding ABC transporter ATP-binding protein, translating into MGFKVEHISFSYQERKVVKDISLDIEPGFFYGILGPNGCGKSTLIDLLMGHLGPESGAVNYQGKNVRTFSRAELACELALVPQNFYINFPFTAREIVLMGRYPHMPRFSPPSSHDFKIVDDIMEKTGTSGFKNRYMTEMSGGERQRIVFARALAQETPVLLLDEATSNLDIKHTLTMMDIVAQEIKNKGKTAVAVIQDINLAAAYCQRLIIIKQGSIAAFGNTDKVLTADNIKKVFNVDSHIYFDSYSNSIKVSFKKSHEKIFDL; encoded by the coding sequence ATGGGTTTTAAAGTTGAGCATATATCCTTTTCCTATCAAGAACGAAAGGTGGTTAAGGATATTTCCCTGGATATTGAACCTGGATTTTTTTACGGAATCTTAGGCCCTAACGGATGCGGGAAAAGTACCCTGATAGACCTGCTTATGGGGCATCTCGGGCCAGAATCAGGGGCTGTTAATTACCAGGGGAAGAATGTAAGAACCTTTTCAAGAGCTGAACTTGCATGTGAACTGGCCCTTGTTCCCCAGAATTTTTACATTAATTTTCCTTTTACTGCCCGTGAGATAGTGCTTATGGGCAGATATCCTCACATGCCCCGGTTTTCTCCCCCTTCATCACATGATTTCAAGATTGTTGACGATATTATGGAGAAGACCGGGACCTCAGGATTTAAAAACCGCTACATGACAGAGATGAGCGGAGGAGAACGGCAAAGGATTGTTTTTGCAAGGGCTTTGGCACAGGAAACCCCTGTGCTTCTTCTGGATGAGGCTACATCCAATCTGGATATAAAGCATACATTGACCATGATGGATATTGTTGCACAGGAAATAAAAAACAAAGGAAAAACTGCTGTTGCTGTAATCCAGGATATAAACCTGGCTGCTGCATACTGCCAGCGTTTGATAATAATCAAACAGGGCAGTATTGCAGCTTTTGGCAATACTGATAAGGTATTAACTGCAGATAATATTAAAAAGGTGTTTAATGTTGATTCTCATATCTACTTTGATTCCTATTCCAATTCTATAAAAGTGAGTTTTAAAAAAAGTCATGAAAAAATTTTTGATCTCTGA
- the wtpA gene encoding tungstate ABC transporter substrate-binding protein WtpA — protein MKKQFCMISVFAIILSMFVQTASGTEKVIIFHAGSLTVPFAEVEKRFEAANPGIDILREAGGSTQMARMISELNKPADIMASADYNVIDKSLIPGKAKWNIQFAVNQLVLCYTDTSRFANEISSDNWYEILQKEGVIWGHSDPNLDPCGYRSLMVLQLAEKFYNKPGLYDKIIANRPEKNVRPKSVELISLLKTGNMDYAWEYISVAVQHDLKYVQLDDHINLGNYKYDDFYSQASVKVSGKKPGTQIIRTGKSCTYGITLINDAPNFDNAVLFMEYLLSPEHGLKILKDMGQPPLIPCRVKDQDVQKSLPGNLPKLVEVNN, from the coding sequence ATGAAAAAGCAGTTTTGTATGATTTCAGTTTTTGCAATAATATTATCTATGTTTGTGCAGACAGCATCAGGAACCGAGAAAGTGATTATTTTTCATGCAGGGAGCTTAACCGTTCCTTTTGCAGAGGTTGAAAAGCGTTTTGAAGCAGCCAATCCTGGAATTGATATTTTAAGGGAAGCAGGCGGAAGCACCCAGATGGCAAGAATGATCTCCGAACTGAATAAACCTGCAGATATTATGGCATCAGCAGATTATAATGTTATTGATAAAAGTCTGATTCCTGGTAAAGCAAAATGGAATATTCAGTTTGCTGTAAATCAGCTGGTTTTATGCTATACTGATACAAGCAGGTTTGCAAATGAAATATCTTCTGACAACTGGTATGAGATATTACAAAAGGAAGGGGTGATATGGGGACATTCAGATCCAAATCTTGATCCCTGCGGTTATAGAAGTCTTATGGTGTTGCAGCTTGCTGAAAAATTCTATAATAAACCTGGACTTTATGATAAAATTATTGCCAATCGTCCTGAAAAAAACGTTCGTCCCAAATCAGTGGAACTGATTTCACTGCTTAAAACCGGTAATATGGATTATGCATGGGAATATATTTCTGTTGCAGTTCAGCATGATTTAAAATACGTTCAGCTTGACGATCATATTAACCTGGGAAATTATAAATATGATGATTTTTACAGCCAGGCTTCTGTAAAGGTATCAGGAAAAAAACCAGGCACACAGATTATAAGGACTGGCAAATCCTGCACATACGGCATAACTTTGATTAATGATGCACCCAATTTTGACAATGCTGTTCTTTTTATGGAATATCTTCTTTCCCCTGAACACGGATTAAAAATACTCAAAGATATGGGGCAGCCCCCGCTTATCCCATGCCGTGTTAAAGATCAAGATGTTCAAAAAAGTCTGCCCGGGAACCTGCCAAAACTTGTGGAAGTGAATAATTAA
- a CDS encoding ABC transporter permease → MNSKQKINKSIPGIFISLSWAGTIFISAFILFPLFEMVRQPSAASLWETIKDPDVIRAIWLSIYTSGMAALISLIFGTPFAYILARKNFKAKKFVESIIDLPIMIPHPVIGIAILGISGRNHFLGRLLHNMGIEIMGTLTGLIAVLTFVGLPFYVNTVKEGFEAVPERLESVSRTLGASPARTFFRITLPMAWRSMIAGIIMCIARAVSEFGAVVIVAYHPMLAPVMIYERFTAYGLKYSQPVAVWLIFISLVLFLILRLVSSGIKKS, encoded by the coding sequence TTGAATTCAAAACAAAAGATCAACAAATCAATCCCAGGCATTTTTATCAGCCTTTCATGGGCAGGCACAATTTTTATCAGTGCTTTTATTCTATTCCCCCTTTTTGAAATGGTGAGGCAGCCTTCAGCTGCCTCATTATGGGAAACCATAAAAGACCCTGATGTTATCCGTGCCATCTGGCTCAGTATTTATACCTCAGGAATGGCAGCCTTAATATCCCTTATTTTTGGCACACCTTTTGCTTATATACTTGCCCGCAAAAATTTCAAAGCCAAAAAATTTGTTGAAAGCATAATAGACCTTCCAATCATGATTCCGCATCCTGTTATCGGCATTGCTATTTTAGGCATATCAGGCAGAAATCATTTCCTGGGCAGGCTGCTTCATAACATGGGCATTGAAATCATGGGAACCCTTACTGGTTTGATTGCAGTTTTGACCTTTGTGGGCCTGCCTTTTTATGTAAATACTGTAAAAGAAGGCTTTGAGGCAGTTCCCGAACGGCTTGAAAGCGTTTCCCGAACCCTGGGAGCTTCCCCTGCCCGGACATTTTTCCGCATTACTCTTCCTATGGCATGGAGGAGCATGATTGCAGGTATAATAATGTGCATTGCAAGGGCTGTCAGTGAGTTCGGGGCTGTTGTTATTGTGGCATATCATCCAATGCTGGCTCCTGTTATGATTTATGAAAGATTTACTGCATACGGTCTGAAATATTCCCAGCCTGTTGCTGTCTGGCTTATATTTATCAGCCTTGTTCTTTTTCTCATTCTCAGGCTTGTTTCATCAGGGATAAAAAAATCATGA
- a CDS encoding ABC transporter ATP-binding protein: protein MMEICDLNVCLTDFSLKNINLKVKQGDFFAILGPTGSGKTLLLESIMGIVPLSQGKIYLKGRDITRLPLEKRGIGIVYQDHALFPHLTVMENIFYGIKYQNKNHEELKENAVCLIGQLGIKHLVNRFITNLSGGEKQRAALARALAVKPDVLLLDEPLSSLDPNFREEIRDLIKKLHMQTGITIIMVTHDFTEAHFLARQTAIIHKGQIEQTGTVSEIFLHPITPFAAKFVGMKNIFHARIENNQAWVNSLSLRITDNQNGEYIGVRPENIQLIFEKNQDINCFQGSVSKITNQGFYAELDIKTQDIEWRTIITANMLMNLKLKQSDIIYLSIDPGDIHVF from the coding sequence ATGATGGAAATATGCGATTTAAATGTCTGCCTTACTGATTTTTCTCTTAAAAATATCAATCTTAAAGTTAAACAAGGGGATTTTTTTGCAATTTTAGGCCCCACAGGAAGCGGTAAAACCCTTTTGCTGGAGTCTATTATGGGTATTGTTCCCCTGTCCCAGGGAAAAATTTATTTAAAAGGCAGGGATATTACCAGGCTTCCCCTTGAAAAACGAGGCATTGGGATTGTATATCAGGATCATGCTCTTTTTCCCCATCTTACAGTTATGGAAAATATTTTTTACGGCATTAAATATCAAAATAAAAATCATGAAGAACTCAAAGAAAATGCAGTCTGCCTTATTGGGCAGTTGGGAATCAAACACCTTGTTAATCGGTTTATTACAAATTTAAGCGGCGGAGAAAAACAAAGAGCTGCTCTTGCAAGGGCTTTGGCTGTTAAACCTGATGTGCTTTTACTTGACGAACCCCTTTCTTCACTTGATCCGAATTTTAGAGAAGAAATCAGGGATCTGATAAAAAAACTCCATATGCAGACAGGTATTACAATAATTATGGTAACCCATGATTTTACAGAAGCTCATTTCCTAGCCCGGCAGACCGCCATAATTCATAAAGGGCAGATTGAACAAACCGGGACAGTATCCGAGATTTTTCTTCATCCAATAACCCCTTTTGCTGCAAAATTTGTCGGCATGAAAAATATTTTCCATGCACGAATTGAAAATAACCAGGCATGGGTAAACAGCCTCAGCCTGAGAATAACTGATAATCAAAACGGGGAATATATTGGTGTCAGGCCTGAAAACATTCAATTAATTTTTGAAAAAAATCAAGATATAAACTGCTTTCAAGGCTCTGTTTCCAAAATAACAAACCAGGGCTTTTATGCTGAACTTGATATTAAAACACAAGACATTGAGTGGAGAACAATCATAACTGCAAATATGTTAATGAATCTTAAATTAAAACAAAGTGATATTATTTATTTAAGCATAGATCCAGGTGATATTCATGTTTTTTAA
- a CDS encoding protein kinase domain-containing protein — translation MITIDMKIKLEKNEYQIIERIGGGGYGVVWKVRRLSDNTPAALKTVQTHRDKIPYSAGQKKYVREKLDKEIQFFQRLQQLPPEKRRHFVPMIDWGEHDENPVLVMMLCENDLRSIYARRVDEGFLPDGQVFLKWICQIAEALSVVHSLDPGREYALRDLTFGNILIKNNNLYLADFGAVREIIQDKTISSIFTPGWSAPECLLHNAYVSHKITTKIPVTPAVDIYCMGLIIHALVTGVETRAQIETDINKIEASTVGGLTPKEKENLKSDFFRLFMPPLQPDQTILQGEDNIPADIQLLADSMCRLTEDMLSPVPAARPKASEVFDRVKLLKAGFDVHLQHRPKPEETKPLPPKKEKPKEPEKKKEPEKKKEPEKPVIPKKPFPIKKFVIAVLCVLLLSAVGFALTSEPVQTYFTSIKQVRIEKERERLAEQERLKKEEEERQKRLAKQQEANQKYAYIVQLANSGDWQAAAKEISDNKAVLANLEQEKSSHMEMLKAFFVHIENGEKEKQKPETEKTLEAAVSFYNKALGLAYDLPNEIRLSSRILETKKQITARIDDLKREEQERLAKIERQKREEAERKEKERLAKLEKERQKQEEAEKKEKARLEREQREREEALRKQQEAKKPKETRDGNFIAYDNGTVLDTSTNLMWAARDNGKYVTWSQANSYCKNYQGGGYTDWRMPTIDELEGLYKKGIRDEQKIIYIYWGVWSSNTSGSSASYFRFRTGHRIEQPQSNSNLSRALPVRVFSK, via the coding sequence ATGATTACAATAGATATGAAAATAAAGCTTGAAAAAAATGAATATCAAATCATAGAACGTATCGGCGGGGGCGGCTACGGCGTGGTGTGGAAGGTGCGGCGTTTGTCTGACAATACACCTGCTGCCTTGAAAACAGTTCAGACCCACCGGGATAAAATACCGTATTCCGCTGGGCAGAAAAAATATGTCAGGGAAAAACTGGATAAGGAAATCCAGTTTTTCCAGCGACTTCAACAGCTTCCCCCTGAAAAGCGCCGGCATTTTGTGCCAATGATTGACTGGGGGGAGCATGATGAAAATCCTGTCCTGGTCATGATGCTTTGTGAAAATGATTTAAGATCAATTTATGCCAGGCGGGTTGATGAAGGTTTTTTACCAGACGGACAGGTGTTTTTAAAATGGATCTGCCAGATTGCAGAAGCTCTTTCTGTGGTTCATTCCCTTGATCCCGGGCGGGAATATGCGCTGAGGGATTTGACCTTCGGCAATATCCTGATTAAAAATAATAACCTGTATCTGGCTGATTTCGGGGCGGTCAGGGAGATTATCCAGGATAAAACCATTTCCAGCATATTTACACCGGGCTGGTCTGCGCCTGAATGTCTGCTTCATAATGCTTATGTGAGTCATAAGATCACTACGAAAATCCCGGTTACTCCTGCTGTTGATATTTACTGCATGGGGCTGATTATTCATGCACTTGTTACAGGCGTGGAAACCCGTGCCCAAATAGAAACAGATATTAACAAAATAGAGGCTTCAACTGTCGGGGGACTGACTCCAAAGGAAAAAGAAAACCTGAAATCTGATTTTTTCAGGCTTTTTATGCCGCCTCTCCAGCCTGATCAAACCATACTTCAGGGTGAAGACAACATTCCCGCAGATATTCAACTGCTTGCAGACAGCATGTGCAGGCTTACAGAAGACATGCTCTCCCCTGTTCCTGCTGCAAGACCAAAGGCATCCGAGGTTTTTGACAGGGTAAAGCTTCTTAAAGCAGGTTTTGACGTTCATCTGCAGCACCGCCCCAAGCCAGAAGAAACAAAGCCCCTGCCGCCTAAAAAAGAAAAACCAAAAGAACCTGAAAAGAAAAAAGAACCTGAAAAGAAAAAAGAACCTGAAAAGCCGGTAATCCCCAAAAAGCCTTTTCCAATAAAAAAATTTGTCATAGCCGTTTTATGCGTTCTTCTTTTGTCTGCTGTGGGTTTTGCATTAACATCTGAACCTGTTCAAACTTATTTTACATCAATAAAGCAGGTACGGATTGAAAAGGAGCGGGAGCGCCTTGCAGAGCAAGAAAGGCTGAAAAAAGAGGAAGAAGAAAGGCAGAAGCGCCTGGCAAAGCAGCAGGAAGCAAATCAGAAATACGCTTATATTGTCCAGCTTGCAAACTCCGGTGATTGGCAAGCAGCAGCAAAGGAAATATCTGATAATAAAGCAGTCCTGGCAAACCTGGAGCAGGAAAAATCAAGCCATATGGAAATGCTGAAAGCCTTTTTTGTTCATATTGAAAACGGGGAAAAGGAAAAGCAGAAACCTGAAACAGAAAAGACCCTTGAGGCAGCAGTCAGTTTTTATAACAAGGCGCTTGGGCTGGCTTATGATCTTCCAAATGAAATAAGGCTGTCAAGCAGGATTTTGGAAACAAAAAAGCAGATAACGGCACGCATTGACGACTTGAAACGGGAAGAACAGGAAAGGCTTGCAAAAATTGAAAGACAGAAGCGGGAAGAAGCAGAAAGAAAAGAAAAAGAACGATTAGCCAAGCTTGAAAAGGAAAGACAGAAGCAGGAAGAAGCAGAAAAAAAGGAAAAAGCCAGGCTTGAAAGGGAACAACGGGAACGTGAAGAAGCTTTAAGAAAGCAGCAGGAAGCCAAAAAACCAAAGGAAACCAGGGACGGAAATTTTATTGCCTATGATAACGGTACTGTGCTGGACACATCAACAAACCTGATGTGGGCTGCAAGGGATAACGGGAAATATGTAACCTGGAGTCAGGCAAACAGCTATTGTAAAAATTATCAGGGCGGTGGATATACTGACTGGAGGATGCCGACTATTGATGAGCTTGAGGGGCTTTATAAAAAAGGTATTAGAGATGAACAAAAAATTATTTATATTTATTGGGGGGTTTGGTCTTCAAATACAAGCGGTTCCTCGGCTTCTTATTTCCGTTTCCGCACTGGGCACAGGATCGAGCAGCCCCAGTCAAATTCCAACCTCAGCCGGGCTTTGCCGGTGCGGGTGTTCAGCAAATAG